The following coding sequences are from one Triticum aestivum cultivar Chinese Spring chromosome 5A, IWGSC CS RefSeq v2.1, whole genome shotgun sequence window:
- the LOC123103779 gene encoding serine protease HTRA3: protein MEEIIPVGREHVSPQTPLTEVISTSETTSGVDELCAGDFYNLRGVDDDTKASKKRQLRMREERIQNRRLKKQRKRREAQETVERALKLREELRQNRLDFEASVKGREDEFYYTPRWRRAVPVDKVKKPLPDFEWIPYDSMDEFGRVSELKHTSWRVEELTLQLAKSIVGLESYSGNKHLFSCSGTIVEYLMGTGYVVTSASLVKWPHQDKQADQLKIDVHLPSGEVLKGSVSNVDFSYNICVVEVPSTLQLPTKRFSADTRIFNFYERHPKDVVAVGRLCKPWSLNAALGKLVPKRSQFDCEELLVSSCRISKRGVGGPLMDFDGNIIGMNFYDKKETPFLPGFIVLKCLQHFNDFKKVIRPLHGLRVRTLHEDEQLTALEKIHHGFPEVRGVIVEKVEVPSAEHSEIKVGDIITHVNDVPFSSAAELGGILLDTCAQHMLQRQKLDPTKGGNQMETVISLKFDVKTVRGRRSEATTRTIDVSRFNPTGGFNRWPLGRLYFIRRVENGTLFTEKHRG, encoded by the exons ATGGAGGAGATCATCCCAGTAGGCCGCGAACATGTATCCCCGCAGACCCCACTCACGGAAGtg ATATCAACCAGTGAAACCACCTCTGGCGTCGATGAGCTATGTGCAGGAGATTTCTACAATCTTCGCGGCGTTGATGACGACACAAAGGCAAGTAAGAAGCGACAGCTGAGGATGAGAGAGGAACGGATACAAAACAGACGCTTAAAGAAGCAACGTAAAAGAAGGGAGGCTCAAGAAACCGTGGAGAGGGCCCTCAAGCTAAGAGAGGAACTGCGTCAAAACAGGCTCGATTTCGAGGCGTCGGTAAAGGGCAGAGAGGACGAGTTCTACTACACCCCTCGGTGGAGGAGGGCAGTCCCTGTTG ATAAGGTCAAAAAACCATTACCAG ATTTTGAATGGATTCCGTATGATTCGATGGATGAGTTTGGGAGAGTATCTGAGCTCAAGCATACAAGTTGGAGAGTTGAGGAACTCACATTACAACTGGCTAAGTCTATTGTCGGACTTGAGTCATATTCAG GAAACAAGCATCTTTTCTCTTGCTCCGGAACTATTGTCGAGTATCTCATGGGTACTGGTTATGTGGTAACATCTGCAAGTTTAGTTAAATGGCCACACCAAGATAAGCAGGCTGATCAACTTAAG ATCGATGTACATTTACCAAGTGGAGAAGTACTCAAGGGCTCAGTCTCAAATGTTGATTTTTCTTACAACATATGTGTGGTTGAAGTCCCTTCAACTTTGCAGCTGCCAACGAAAAGATTCAGTGCTGACACTAGAATTTTCAATTTTTATGAGCGCCATCCAAAAGATGTTGTAGCTGTAGGCCGTCTTTGTAAGCCTTGGAGCTTGAACGCTGCTTTGGGGAAACTGGTTCCAAAAAGAAGCCAGTTTGATTGTGAAGAGCTTCTTGTTTCATCTTGCAGGATTTCAAAG AGAGGTGTTGGGGGTCCTCTGATGGATTTTGATGGAAATATCATCGGCATGAACTTCTATGACAAGAAAGAGACCCCTTTCCTTCCAGGTTTCATTGTGTTGAAGTGTTTGCAGCACTTCAATGATTTCAA GAAGGTCATACGACCATTGCATGGACTGCGAGTTAGAACTCTTCACGAAGATGAACAGCTTACTGCACTTGAAAAGATACATCATGGGTTCCCTGAGGTCCGTGGTGTGATCGTGGAGAAG GTTGAAGTACCTTCAGCTGAACATTCTGAGATAAAGGTCGGGGATATCATCACTCATGTTAATGATGTACCTTTCTCCAGCGCTGCAGAG CTGGGGGGCATACTGCTGGATACGTGCGCTCAGCACATGCTGCAGAGACAGAAATTGGACCCAACAAAAGGCGGAAACCAGATGGAAACAGTGATAAGCCTCAAG TTTGATGTGAAAACAGTGAGAGGTCGCAGATCTGAAGCCACAACCAGAACAATCGACGTCAGCAGGTTTAATCCTACTGGTGGATTCAACAG GTGGCCGCTTGGGAGACTTTATTTTATTCGGCGGGTTGAGAACGGAACCCTTTTCACCGAAAAGCACCGTGGCTAA
- the LOC123103780 gene encoding putative protease Do-like 14 gives MEEMPPKKKRNQEEGEQRDLEKEAKAARLVFLLFGHGTQSEPEPKPKPACPPSPSSSSDHDGESNSDDDNDFSAEGLRARDAALSVCKSVVSISASTDGDPPSTFACTGTVVAHEGSATWIITSASLIRKPESDTEVHEPHAVKIEVLLHNKKVVKGRLLMYDLLYNVAIVSIARAKLPAAMLNDLPDSYFLTPGPVVAVARKFESGRLQMKRGETLRAACELDCDELMVSTCQFEQNFFIGGLLVDLEKRILGMNFIDERTTPFLPVQIVGRCLRHFKAYGEVKQPWLGIRGRSLHLLESARLEEICHKFSKPPSGVFVDMIPEASSANCGGVEVGDILNQLDGVVLHSIAQLTSLLLDKMEVAMHERRPVILKALIQRPKDGATVAAKLIVAERPPGECDTLLNNRWTLPPPTVYYWGPPDICDWVDDDSD, from the exons ATGGAGGagatgccgccgaagaagaagagaAATCAGGAAGAAGGGGAACAACGAGACCTGGAAAAAGAAGCCAAAG CTGCCCGCCTGGTGTTCTTGCTGTTCGGCCATGGCACTCAATCGGAGCCGGAGCCGAAGCCGAAGCCCgcttgccctccctccccctcctcctcctccgaccacGACGGCGAGAGCAACTCGGACGACGACAACGATTTCAGCGCCGAGGGCTTGAGGGCGAGGGACGCGGCGCTGAGCGTGTGCAAGTCCGTCGTCTCCATATCCGCCTCCACTG ATGGGGATCCTCCGTCCACCTTCGCCTGCACGGGCACGGTCGTCGCTCATGAGGGCTCTGCCACCTGGATCATAACATCTGCATCTCTCATCAGGAAGCCCGAAAGTGACACCGAGGTGCACGAACCGCACGCCGTCAAG ATCGAGGTGCTCCTGCATAACAAGAAGGTTGTGAAGGGGCGGTTGCTCATGTACGACTTGCTGTATAATGTCGCCATTGTTTCCATTGCGCGAGCCAAACTCCCCGCGGCGATGCTCAACGACCTCCCAGACTCCTATTTCTTGACGCCTGGTCCGGTGGTTGCTGTTGCCAGGAAATTTGAGTCTGGGAGGTTGCAGATGAAACGTGGGGAGACACTCCGCGCAGCTTGCGAGTTAGATTGCGATGAACTCATGGTCAGCACTTGCCAATTTGAGCAG AATTTTTTTATTGGGGGGCTTCTGGTGGATTTAGAGAAAAGGATTCTTGGGATGAATTTCATAGATGAGAGAACCACCCCCTTCTTGCCAGTTCAGATTGTtgggagatgcctgagacacttcaAAGCATATGG GGAAGTCAAACAACCTTGGCTTGGAATAAGGGGTCGTTCCCTTCACTTGTTGGAATCAgccagactggaggaaatatgccatAAGTTCTCTAAGCCACCTTCTGGAGTTTTTGTGGACATG ATTCCTGAAGCATCATCTGCAAATTGTGGGGGCGTTGAGGTTGGTGATATCCTTAATCAACTTGATGGGGTTGTTTTGCACTCTATAGCACAG CTTACTTCGTTGCTCCTGGACAAAATGGAGGTTGCAATGCATGAGCGTAGACCAGTCATCCTCAAG GCACTCATACAGAGACCCAAGGACGGGGCAACGGTTGCTGCAAAGTTAATAGTGGCTGAGCGTCCCCCCGGCGAATGTGATACTTTATTGAACAACAG GTGGACACTGCCCCCGCCAACAGTGTATTACTGGGGCCCCCCGGATATATGTGATTGGGTTGATGACGACTCTGACTGA